Proteins from one Arthrobacter sp. Soc17.1.1.1 genomic window:
- a CDS encoding SDR family oxidoreductase, whose product MTVLIAGCGDLGTEVGLRLAAAGTRVVGWRRSPDRLPRAIEGVAADLTGPLPPVPEDTDVVVIATAAGERTEAAYRSAYVDATANVLDALERDGVSPRRILFVSSTAVYGDFDGGFVTEDSPAQSTAPTARLVREAEQVLLDRSDRGTVLRLSGIYGPGRTRLIDQVTSGSAVLPAEPQWTNRIHRDDAAGAIVHLVTEVAEPAPVYLGSDELPVDLGEVLRFIAAELGLPEPPRGGSAPTRGGARRVDSGLLRSTGFSFTYPTYREGYRAVLAGQGVRHP is encoded by the coding sequence ATGACGGTGCTGATAGCGGGCTGCGGGGATCTCGGGACCGAGGTGGGGCTGCGGCTCGCCGCCGCCGGCACGCGGGTGGTCGGCTGGCGCCGCTCCCCCGACCGGCTCCCCCGGGCGATCGAGGGCGTGGCAGCGGACCTGACCGGGCCGCTGCCGCCCGTCCCGGAGGACACCGACGTCGTCGTCATCGCCACGGCGGCCGGCGAGCGCACCGAGGCCGCCTACCGCAGCGCCTACGTGGACGCGACGGCCAACGTGCTGGACGCCCTCGAGCGCGACGGCGTCTCGCCGCGGCGCATCCTCTTCGTCTCCTCCACGGCGGTGTACGGGGACTTCGACGGCGGCTTCGTCACGGAGGACTCACCCGCGCAGAGCACGGCGCCGACGGCGCGGCTCGTGCGCGAGGCCGAGCAGGTGCTCCTGGACCGGTCGGACCGCGGGACGGTCCTCCGGCTCTCGGGGATCTACGGGCCCGGCCGGACGCGCCTGATCGACCAGGTGACCAGCGGGTCGGCCGTGCTGCCGGCGGAACCGCAGTGGACCAACCGGATCCACCGGGACGACGCCGCCGGGGCGATCGTGCATCTCGTCACGGAGGTCGCCGAGCCCGCGCCCGTCTACCTCGGCAGCGACGAGCTGCCCGTGGACCTCGGGGAGGTGCTGCGGTTCATCGCCGCCGAGCTCGGCCTGCCGGAGCCGCCCCGCGGCGGATCAGCGCCCACCCGCGGTGGTGCGCGCCGCGTGGACAGCGGGCTGCTGCGCTCCACGGGGTTCTCCTTCACCTACCCGACGTACCGGGAGGGCTACCGGGCCGTCCTTGCG
- a CDS encoding SRPBCC family protein encodes MGRVISVSDSAVIARSPRTLYAMVSDVTRMGEWSPENRGAVLAGAAADGGADVTVGTVFDGANTRGRVSWTTRCTVTVAEPGREFAFRVHAIGGTRRRVPARIASWQYTFEEHDGGTLVTETWTDDRPWHDAAAQAFDYVATGGTTFAAFQRGNIRRTLRNLKAAAESGTPRQGR; translated from the coding sequence GTGGGACGGGTCATCTCGGTCTCGGACAGTGCGGTGATCGCACGGTCGCCCCGGACGCTCTACGCCATGGTCAGCGACGTCACGAGGATGGGCGAGTGGAGCCCCGAGAACAGGGGCGCGGTACTGGCCGGCGCGGCGGCGGACGGCGGGGCGGACGTCACCGTCGGCACGGTGTTCGACGGCGCCAACACGCGCGGCCGTGTCAGCTGGACCACGCGCTGCACCGTGACGGTGGCCGAGCCCGGCCGCGAGTTCGCGTTCCGCGTGCACGCGATCGGCGGCACGAGGCGCCGGGTCCCCGCCCGCATCGCGTCGTGGCAGTACACCTTCGAGGAGCACGACGGCGGCACGCTCGTCACCGAGACGTGGACGGACGACCGGCCCTGGCACGATGCCGCCGCGCAGGCGTTCGACTACGTGGCGACCGGCGGGACGACCTTCGCCGCGTTCCAGCGCGGGAACATCCGGCGCACGCTGCGGAACCTGAAGGCTGCGGCCGAGTCCGGCACGCCCCGGCAGGGCCGCTAG